One Apodemus sylvaticus chromosome 23, mApoSyl1.1, whole genome shotgun sequence genomic window carries:
- the LOC127673691 gene encoding protein cornichon homolog 1-like gives MSVLLLTTVLIVFTIWHFKIFDDLKTDYKNPIDQCNTMNPLLLPQYLVHTFCVMFLCAAEWLTLCLNMPLLAYGIWRYMSRPVVSSPGLYDPMTIMNANILIH, from the coding sequence ATGTCTGTGCTGCTGCTCACTACTGTGCTCATCGTCTTTACCATCTGGCACTTCAAAATATTTGATGATCTGAAGACTGATTACAAGAATCCTATAGACCAGTGTAATACCATGAATCCTCTTCTGCTTCCACAGTACCTTGTCCACACCTTCTGTGTCATGTTTCTCTGTGCAGCAGAGTGGCTTACACTGTGCCTCAATATGCCTCTTTTGGCATATGGTATTTGGAGGTATATGAGTAGACCCGTTGTCAGCAGCCCTGGACTCTATGACCCGATGACCATCATGAATGCAAACATTCTAATCCACTGA